The following proteins are co-located in the Eleginops maclovinus isolate JMC-PN-2008 ecotype Puerto Natales chromosome 1, JC_Emac_rtc_rv5, whole genome shotgun sequence genome:
- the calcoco1a gene encoding calcium-binding and coiled-coil domain-containing protein 1 isoform X2, translated as MENTWQVEFRNVGCSYFPQSRVDCHYTLSSQHNWASNDWIGLFKVGWVSVKDYHTFVWALAPADYQEGMDVNCCVHFQASYLPKPSSQDHEFVYIDAKGEVCSRSSKFSFCAPKPLEDLVTLEEEPHGEEGGTDMLLVVPRAELLQSRLQDCLRERAELLQVQEAENKHREKEMEDYKRAREAWDRRCRGLESETSRLQDELKQSQEKLEEMEMEHKEKQAFGESLAQEKSALLDAREASKVRIKELEEDMKTLTQRAVERETEFERMKERAKRVGAQKKEEDSERKTLQTKLEQTEGELRSLSKEFQVLRTSLAQRDTSVLQLQNSITTLTQKLTTAHRKEAENEATLKEMWSLRERLNMSERAAESLKSDLNAMVAQRDHGQAELHQARLQAAQLTLQLADSSLALREGRGRWTQERQNLQRTAEKDHESLKKVNAEMQKMEERLQDERMERVKLEVELGREKDCNRVQLSETRRELQELKASLRVAQKEKEQILAEKQELMEYVCQLEQKMGTVVSAKWSAAPIASTGRPGSALSDSEDENPEALQPLRPQRPLGHYSLCEQGQSNFLLLNTPPSSPREAESCAVVINQPAPLSSPHQADADTLPHSSDSEEEADTLQCGRLSSEEERALLLPEHSATVISDLADTSLW; from the exons ATGGAAAACACTTGGCAGGTCGAGTTCAGAAACGTGGGCTGCAGTTACTTCCCTCAGAGCAGAGTCGATTGCCACTACACACTGAGCTCACAGCACAACTGGGCCAGCAATGACTGGATAGGACTCTTCAAG GTGGGATGGGTGTCAGTTAAGGACTACCACACCTTTGTTTGGGCACTGGCCCCGGCTGACTATCAAGAGGGCATGGATGTCAACTGCTGTGTGCACTTCCAGG CCTCCTACCTACCCAAGCCCAGCTCCCAAGATCATGAGTTTGTATACATCGATGCAAAGGGAGAAGTTTGCTCCCGCAGCTCCAAATTTAGTTTCTGTGCTCCAAAGCCCCTTGAGGATCTGGTGACCCTTGAAGAGGAGCCCCatggagaggaaggaggcaCAGACATGCTTCTGGTAGTGCCCAGGGCTGAACTGCTGCAG AGTCGACTGCAGGACTGTTTGCGAGAGCGCGCTGAACTGCTGCAGGTGCAGGAAGCAGAAAACAAGCACAGGGAAAAAGAGATGGAAGATTACAAGAGGGCAAGGGAGGCCTGGGACAGACGATGCAGAGGGCTGGAAAGTGAAACTTCCAGGCTGCAGGACGAGCTGAAGCAGAGTCAAGAGAAACtagaggagatggagatggagcaCAAG GAGAAGCAGGCTTTTGGAGAATCACTAGCCCAGGAGAAAAGTGCTTTATTGGATGCGAGGGAGGCGAGCAAAGTGAGAATcaaagagctggaggaggatATGAAAACCCTGACACAGAGAGCCGTGGAAAGAGAGACTGAGTTCGAAAG GATGAAGGAAAGAGCAAAGAGAGTAGGAgctcagaaaaaagaagaggataGTGAGAGAAAGACCCTGCAG ACCAAGCTTGAACAGACAGAAGGTGAACTCCGAAGTCTGTCTAAGGAGTTTCAGGTGCTGAGGACTTCGCTGGCTCAGAGAGACACAAGTGTTCTGCAGCTCCAAAACAGCATTACCACCCTCACGCAGAAACTCACCACTGCGCACAGGAAAGAG GCAGAGAACGAGGCCACACTGAAGGAGATGTGGAGCCTGCGGGAGCGTCTGAACATGAGCGAGCGCGCTGCAGAGAGCTTAAAGAGTGATCTAAATGCCATGGTTGCCCAGCGGGATCATGGGCAGGCGGAATTGCATCAGGCTCGTCTGCAGGCTGCCCAGCTCACACTTCAGCTTGCTGATTCCAGTCTGGCCCTGAGGGAGGGAAGAGGCCGCTGGACCCAGGAGAGGCAAAATCTCCAGCGCACGGCAGAG AAGGACCACGAGAGTCTAAAGAAAGTCAACGCAGAGATGCAGAAGATGGAAGAGAGGCTGCAGGACgagaggatggagagagtgAAGCTGGAGGTCGAGCTCGGCAGGGAAAAGGACTGCAACCGG GTTCAGCTGAGTGAAACCCGCAGAGAGCTCCAGGAGCTGAAGGCCAGCCTGAGGGTCGCCcagaaagaaaaggagcagATACTTGCAGAGAAACAG GAGTTGATGGAGTACGTCTGTCAGCTAGAGCAGAAGATGGGAACAGTGGTCAGCGCCAAGTGGAGTGCTGCCCCGATTGCCTCTACAG GGCGGCCTGGCAGTGCATTATCCGACTCAGAGGATGAAAACCCAGAGGCTTTGCAGCCCCTCCGCCCACAAAGACCTCTGGGTCACTACAGCTTGTGTGAGCAGGGCCAGTCAAACTTCTTGCTCCTTAAcacccctccttcctccccaaGAGAGGCGGAGAGTTGTGCAGTGGTCATCAACCAGCCAGCCCCGCTCTCGTCGCCACACCAGGCCGACGCAGACACTTTGCCGCACAGCTCTGACTCG gaggaggaagctgaTACACTTCAGTGCGGAAGGCTCAGCTCTGAAGAGGAAAGAGCACTTTTGCTCCCAGAGCACAGCGCCACTGTTATCAG TGATCTGGCCGACACCTCGCTATGGTAA
- the calcoco1a gene encoding calcium-binding and coiled-coil domain-containing protein 1 isoform X1, with amino-acid sequence MENTWQVEFRNVGCSYFPQSRVDCHYTLSSQHNWASNDWIGLFKVGWVSVKDYHTFVWALAPADYQEGMDVNCCVHFQASYLPKPSSQDHEFVYIDAKGEVCSRSSKFSFCAPKPLEDLVTLEEEPHGEEGGTDMLLVVPRAELLQSRLQDCLRERAELLQVQEAENKHREKEMEDYKRAREAWDRRCRGLESETSRLQDELKQSQEKLEEMEMEHKEKQAFGESLAQEKSALLDAREASKVRIKELEEDMKTLTQRAVERETEFERMKERAKRVGAQKKEEDSERKTLQTKLEQTEGELRSLSKEFQVLRTSLAQRDTSVLQLQNSITTLTQKLTTAHRKEAENEATLKEMWSLRERLNMSERAAESLKSDLNAMVAQRDHGQAELHQARLQAAQLTLQLADSSLALREGRGRWTQERQNLQRTAEKDHESLKKVNAEMQKMEERLQDERMERVKLEVELGREKDCNRVQLSETRRELQELKASLRVAQKEKEQILAEKQELMEYVCQLEQKMGTVVSAKWSAAPIASTGRPGSALSDSEDENPEALQPLRPQRPLGHYSLCEQGQSNFLLLNTPPSSPREAESCAVVINQPAPLSSPHQADADTLPHSSDSVRHATRAIQRHHSVIACDTENEEEEADTLQCGRLSSEEERALLLPEHSATVISDLADTSLW; translated from the exons ATGGAAAACACTTGGCAGGTCGAGTTCAGAAACGTGGGCTGCAGTTACTTCCCTCAGAGCAGAGTCGATTGCCACTACACACTGAGCTCACAGCACAACTGGGCCAGCAATGACTGGATAGGACTCTTCAAG GTGGGATGGGTGTCAGTTAAGGACTACCACACCTTTGTTTGGGCACTGGCCCCGGCTGACTATCAAGAGGGCATGGATGTCAACTGCTGTGTGCACTTCCAGG CCTCCTACCTACCCAAGCCCAGCTCCCAAGATCATGAGTTTGTATACATCGATGCAAAGGGAGAAGTTTGCTCCCGCAGCTCCAAATTTAGTTTCTGTGCTCCAAAGCCCCTTGAGGATCTGGTGACCCTTGAAGAGGAGCCCCatggagaggaaggaggcaCAGACATGCTTCTGGTAGTGCCCAGGGCTGAACTGCTGCAG AGTCGACTGCAGGACTGTTTGCGAGAGCGCGCTGAACTGCTGCAGGTGCAGGAAGCAGAAAACAAGCACAGGGAAAAAGAGATGGAAGATTACAAGAGGGCAAGGGAGGCCTGGGACAGACGATGCAGAGGGCTGGAAAGTGAAACTTCCAGGCTGCAGGACGAGCTGAAGCAGAGTCAAGAGAAACtagaggagatggagatggagcaCAAG GAGAAGCAGGCTTTTGGAGAATCACTAGCCCAGGAGAAAAGTGCTTTATTGGATGCGAGGGAGGCGAGCAAAGTGAGAATcaaagagctggaggaggatATGAAAACCCTGACACAGAGAGCCGTGGAAAGAGAGACTGAGTTCGAAAG GATGAAGGAAAGAGCAAAGAGAGTAGGAgctcagaaaaaagaagaggataGTGAGAGAAAGACCCTGCAG ACCAAGCTTGAACAGACAGAAGGTGAACTCCGAAGTCTGTCTAAGGAGTTTCAGGTGCTGAGGACTTCGCTGGCTCAGAGAGACACAAGTGTTCTGCAGCTCCAAAACAGCATTACCACCCTCACGCAGAAACTCACCACTGCGCACAGGAAAGAG GCAGAGAACGAGGCCACACTGAAGGAGATGTGGAGCCTGCGGGAGCGTCTGAACATGAGCGAGCGCGCTGCAGAGAGCTTAAAGAGTGATCTAAATGCCATGGTTGCCCAGCGGGATCATGGGCAGGCGGAATTGCATCAGGCTCGTCTGCAGGCTGCCCAGCTCACACTTCAGCTTGCTGATTCCAGTCTGGCCCTGAGGGAGGGAAGAGGCCGCTGGACCCAGGAGAGGCAAAATCTCCAGCGCACGGCAGAG AAGGACCACGAGAGTCTAAAGAAAGTCAACGCAGAGATGCAGAAGATGGAAGAGAGGCTGCAGGACgagaggatggagagagtgAAGCTGGAGGTCGAGCTCGGCAGGGAAAAGGACTGCAACCGG GTTCAGCTGAGTGAAACCCGCAGAGAGCTCCAGGAGCTGAAGGCCAGCCTGAGGGTCGCCcagaaagaaaaggagcagATACTTGCAGAGAAACAG GAGTTGATGGAGTACGTCTGTCAGCTAGAGCAGAAGATGGGAACAGTGGTCAGCGCCAAGTGGAGTGCTGCCCCGATTGCCTCTACAG GGCGGCCTGGCAGTGCATTATCCGACTCAGAGGATGAAAACCCAGAGGCTTTGCAGCCCCTCCGCCCACAAAGACCTCTGGGTCACTACAGCTTGTGTGAGCAGGGCCAGTCAAACTTCTTGCTCCTTAAcacccctccttcctccccaaGAGAGGCGGAGAGTTGTGCAGTGGTCATCAACCAGCCAGCCCCGCTCTCGTCGCCACACCAGGCCGACGCAGACACTTTGCCGCACAGCTCTGACTCGGTGAGACACGCTACTCGAGCCATTCAGCGTCACCATAGTGTAATTGCATGCGATACTGAAAATGAG gaggaggaagctgaTACACTTCAGTGCGGAAGGCTCAGCTCTGAAGAGGAAAGAGCACTTTTGCTCCCAGAGCACAGCGCCACTGTTATCAG TGATCTGGCCGACACCTCGCTATGGTAA
- the rarga gene encoding retinoic acid receptor gamma-A isoform X2 yields the protein MFDCMEALGMGPRQLYDVTSRGACMLRKASPFFAGLDPFAWTGSASVQSVETQSTSSEEMVPSSPSPPPPPRVYKPCFVCQDKSSGYHYGVSSCEGCKGFFRRSIQKNMVYTCHRDKNCQINKVTRNRCQYCRLQKCFEVGMSKEAVRNDRNKKKKDVKEELVLPESYELSGELEELVNKVSKAHQETFPSLCQLGKYTTNSSSDTRVQLDLGLWDKFSELSTKCIIKIVEFAKRLPGFTTLTIADQITLLKSACLDILMLRICTRYTPEQDTMTFSDGLTLNRTQMHNAGFGPLTDLVFAFAGQLLPLEMDDTETGLLSAICLICGDRMDLEEPQKVDKLQEPLLEALKIYARRRRPNKPHMFPRMLMKITDLRGISTKGAERAITLKMEIPGPMPPLIREMLENPEAFEDQTEGKESPPPPPPPPPPPPPAQVKQEVEDEDDSWATENGSEPSPEEEDEDNDDDGGDEDRDRGSDSDGEPWGVLEAIDGARKGLVGRAQ from the exons ATGTTCGACTGTATGGAGGCTCTGGGAATGGGCCCCCGTCAGCTCTATGATGTCACCAGCCGCGGTGCATGCATGCTGCGGAAGGCAAGCCCCTTCTTTGCCGGGCTGGACCCCTTCGCATGGACGGGCAGTGCCAGTGTTCAGT CGGTGGAGACCCAAAGCACCAGCTCAGAGGAGATGGTACCCAGTTCTCCATCTCCACCTCCCCCACCTCGTGTCTACAAGCCCTGCTTTGTGTGCCAGGACAAGTCCTCGGGGTACCACTATGGGGTCAGCTCCTGTGAGGGCTGCAAG GGTTTCTTTCGCCGCAGTATCCAGAAGAACATGGTGTACACCTGCCACCGAGACAAGAACTGTCAAATTAACAAGGTCACACGCAACCGCTGCCAATACTGCAGGCTGCAGAAGTGCTTTGAGGTCGGCATGTCCAAGGAAG cgGTGCGTAATGAcagaaacaagaagaagaaggatgtgAAGGAGGAGCTGGTGCTTCCAGAGAGCTATGAGCTAAGTGGAGAACTAGAGGAGTTGGTCAATAAAGTCAGCAAAGCTCACCAAGAAACCTTCCCGTCACTTTGCCAATTGGGCAAATACACCACC aaCTCTAGTTCAGACACCCGTGTCCAGCTGGATCTGGGTTTATGGGACAAGTTCAGTGAGCTCTCCACCAAATGCATCATCAAGATTGTGGAATTCGCCAAACGTCTGCCGGGTTTCACCACCCTCACCATCGCTGACCAGATCACTCTACTAAAGTCAGCCTGCCTGGACATATTG ATGCTGAGAATCTGCACACGCTACACCCCAGAACAGGACACTATGACCTTCTCAGATGGCCTGACTCTGAACCGGACCCAGATGCACAACGCTGGCTTCGGACCTCTCACAGACCTGGTGTTTGCCTTCGCTGGCCAGCTTCTACCCCTGGAGATGGACGACACAGAGACCGGTCTCCTCAGCGCCATCTGCCTCATCTGTGGCG ACCGTATGGATCTAGAGGAGCCGCAGAAAGTAGATAAGCTGCAAGAGCCTCTACTTGAAGCTCTGAAGATCTACGCCCGCCGCCGTCGCCCCAACAAGCCTCACATGTTCCCCCGCATGCTGATGAAGATCACCGACCTCAGGGGCATCAGCACTAAGG GTGCAGAGAGAGCCATCACTCTGAAGATGGAGATCCCAGGGCCAATGCCTCCTTTGATCAGGGAGATGCTCGAGAACCCAGAGGCATTTGAAGACCAAACAGAGGGCAAAGAGAGCCCGCCCCCACCTCCTCCGCCGCCACCACCTCCACCGCCAGCCCAGGTAAAGCAAGAggtggaggatgaggatgacagCTGGGCCACAGAGAACGGCAGCGAGCCATCGCCggaggaggaagacgaagaCAATGACGATGACGGGGGGGATGAAGATCGAGACAGGGGCTCGGACAGTGATGGGGAGCCCTGGGGGGTTTTGGAGGCCATAGATGGGGCGAGGAAAGGCCTTGTTGGGAGGGCGCAGTGA